TGCGATCGTCGCCGCGGCATGAGAAGACAAGAACTTGCCTTCGCGCTCGCCTTGCGAAACAAGCACCCAGATGCATGCCCTGCTTTTGCGCCCTTTGATCCACGTGGCCATGTCGACCGCGGTGGCTTGCGTGATGATTGGTTGCGAGCAAAAGGACAGTGCCCGACGCGTCGGTCCTGAGGAGGGTTTTGTCCGCGTCGCGGAAAACGTGGATTTGCACTACCGCGACTGGGGCGGCGACGGTCCGCCGATTGTGCTGCTGAGCGGCCTGGGCAATACGGCAGCGATTTTCGACGATCTGGCACCGCAGCTGACGAATGCTCACCGGGTCATCGGACTGACCCGCCGCGGGTACGGCGGTTCAACCGTGACGGCAGAAGGCTACGATGTTGCTTCGCGCGTGGCGGATGATGCGGCAGCCATGCAGGCTCTCGGCATCAGGCGGGCACTGTTGGTTGGACACTCGATCGCGGGAGATGAGTTGACCGGTATCGTGCAGGCGCGACCCGATCTGGTTGCGGGTTTGGTTTACCTTGATGCGGCTTTCGACCGCACCGACCAGGCGGCCGATGCAACATTCGCTGGAGTGGTGCCACTTTTGCCGCAGCCAGAAGAAGTCGTCCGCTTCTCCAGCGACGAAGCGGAGGTGGCATCAGGAGAATTGAAGCTGAAAAGCTTCGCTGCCGCCCGACGCTTGATCGAAGCAGAGCAGGGAGCGCCGGTGCCCGCCAGCGAGCTGCGCGCACAACTGTCGGTCGATCGGAACGGCGTTTACCATTTCAAGGACACCTCCGCTCAAGAGAGGGCGATCCGCACCGGTTCCAGTCGCGTCAAGGCCGACTACCGGGGCATCGTCGTGCCGGTCACCGCGCTTTATGCCGATTGGGGCGACCCGGCGGCGGCGTTTCCCATCACAGCCTTGGCAGGAGCGGAAGCGCGGGAGACCTTGCGCCACCATGCGACCAAGATGGCTACATGGGCCGAGCAAGCTGGCCTAAAACAAGTGCGCAGCCAAGTGCCAGCCATTGTGGAAGTCGTCCCCGGGGCACCACACTACATCTTCCTCAAAGAACCGGCATTGGTCAGCCGGCATATTCTCGAAACCGCGGCCCGCGCCGCGTGGCAGAACAACCTAGACGCAACGCCGCAAGAGGCAGGCACCGAGACCAGCCGCGGCCAAGGCCAGTAACGAATACGTCGACGGCTCTGGCACGAGCAGGGGCCTGATTTGCGAGGCCACCTCGTCGGGGAAGTGATAGCCGTCGGTAGAATACGAATTGGCGAGGACGACCATCGTCTGGTCCAGCGCCGGATCATAAAGGGCAATCGTTTGGTAGCCGGGCGGATAGCTGCCGTTGTGCCCAACCCAACCCTCGGCATCCATGACACCAAAACCGTAGCCGAAGCCCTCGGCGAGCGGGACCAGATCAAGACGCTCGCTCTGACTTTGGGCAGACACCAAGTCGCCGCGTCCCACCGCCTCGATCCAAACCCGCACGTCCTCCAAGGTTGAAACGATGCCCCCCGCCCCGCCGAAGATGGACGGGTGGCCGACTTCGGCTAAGGTTTGCGCTCCCGTGGCGGAATCAACCAGGTAACCGCGCGCGTAGGGATCCGGCAGGTCCGCGGTCGCAGGGTAAGCGGTCTGAGTCAGGGACAGCGGTGTGGTGAACGCCGTCTGGAATTCCTGAGACAGACTGTTGCCCGTCACCTGCTCGATGACCATTTGCAGCAGCACGGTGTGCGTGTTCGAATACTCCCAGGTTGCTCCCGGGGCGAAATTGGGTCCCTTCTCATTGGCCCGTTCCACCAACTCCAAGGGGCTCCAGACCCTGAGGGGAGCGGCCGTGACCGCCGCAATGAAGTCGGGGTCGCGGGAGTAATCGAAAAATCCCGCGGTCATGTTGCCGAGCTGTCGCAGGGTCGCCGTGCCGTTAAGCAAACCCGAGCCTGGCAGATTCACGTAAGCGCTGATCGGATCGTCGAGCGAGAGCCGCCCAGAATCCGCCAATTGAAGCACCCGTGTCGTGGTAAACGTCTTGGTGATGCTCGCGATGCGAAAATGGTCTGCGACCGTCATCGGCACACCGCCCCCGATGTCGGAGAAACCGCGCGCAAACACCGTAACCGGTTGACCTCCGCGCCAAACTCCGACAACGGCACCCGCCACGCTATTGGCTGCCATCTCCGCCTCGACGATGGACTGGATGTCGGAGGCCAGGTCCGCGCGGATCGGAGTTAAGGCAACGATAAGGGCCAGTAATACGAAGACTGCTTTCATCAAGGCTAAGCGGCTGGCGCGAAAACTACGTTCGGCAGTGTGCTTTGCCAAGGCGGGACCAACTGCGGGCAGAGCTTATCGACACCGCACCGATCCCGGCACCACCAACACACCTGCCCCGCCGCGCCCACTGCTCTGCGAGGTCGTAAAGCCGCTGCCAAAGCGCGAGGTCGTAGCCGAGGCACCCGAGCTGGTACGGCTGATCGTGCCGTCGCCAAAGCGCTGGGTCGTCGTTGTGGCACCGTCCGAGGAGCGGCTGATCGTGCCGCTGCCAAAACGGCTGGTGGTCACCGTCTGGCCGTCGCGCCCGCGCGTGATGGCCCCATCGCCAAACTTGCTTGTGGTGAAGTTCTGGCCATCTGACCCACGGGTGATCCAACCGCTGCCGAAGCGCGAGGTCGTGTAGCTTTTGCCGTCCGAGGTGCGGGTGATGTAGCCATCCCCGAACTTGCTGGTCGTGGCGTTGCCCCGGACGCCAGGAATGACCACCGGGGCGGTGCACCTGTCCTGCCCGAAAGACGGACCAACCAAGACCAGATAGATGCAGAGGCCAAAGCCAAGGCTTCTCATATTCCTATTCAGCCACATTTCAGGCCGCCTGCAAGCCGTAGGCGCTTATGACACATAAACTGGTTGCGTTCACAGCTAAGCCTCATTCAAGCCTTTAAATAGGTTACTTCCACGCCACGCGTCAGCCTGGCCTCTTGCATCGCTTGCTCTAGAGAAAATGGGCCGCTTTCAAACTTTTGGAAAATGTCCAAACCACGATCCATGGTGATTTTCCACCCGCTGTCGGTGGTGATATTGCGGGCATGGAAACTGGGGTTCGCATCAAGCTCCCAACTGAACGCCACGCGCGAACCTGTGAACGCTTCGACGATCTGGTTGAGGTTCTCCTCCTGTTTGACGCAGGAGACATCATCAGACTGGGTCACCAAATGAACGGAAGCTTCATCGCCCTCCGGGACAAGTTCGTGGACCATTTGAAGGAATTCCATGAGGTTCCGCACTTGAAAAAACAACCTCACGTAGGGGTCATGGATGGTGATTCGTTGAGCTCCAATCAGGTGCTTGGCAAAAAGGCGCCGGTAACTCCAACCCGTGGTGTTCTCGGGGACGACCAGATGACCTGGTTGCGGTGCTTCGACAGCTGCGGCGGCCAATGAAGATGCCGGAATGGCAGAGTCCGCGGCTACTTCGACCGCTGGCGTTTCCTCGCCGACCGGTCGGGGCGCGGCAAACAAGGGATACTGTTGCTCCTCGGGAGTTGTTACCGAGACCGGCTCCCCGTCCAGAGGCTTGAAAACGAAATCATGCCTCTGGAATGTGTCGTCGATGCGAAGGATGTGCTCGCGCACTCTTCGCCGGCATTCCATGGCGAAGTGCAGGAGTTCTTGGATCTCCGCTGAGGTAGCTCCACCTGCGGGGTAAATAATTTTCATGAGCCCAGAAAAGGTCTTCTCGAACCCGGTCTGATCGCGGGTCGAAACTTCGGAGACCACCTCACAGTGTTCTTTGTAAGCGCCGGTGAAATCCTCCGTCCGCTGGTGTTTGAGGATCTCTGCAATGTAGTCGACAATGAAGCCGTAGCCGCTGGTAAAGAGTTCGGCCCGAACTACTGGCACCTCCCATCCGGGGCTGAAAGCGTGCAAACGATCGAGGAAGGCGGAATCGATGTATTTGTCGGGCAACTGGTCAAAAAAATGTGAGTGCTTGAGCATGTAGGCCACGGACTTCTTCGTGTTGCCCATGAAGACCATCGAAGCCTCCGCGGTCAGCTGCTCGATGCCACGAGAGAAAGAACGGTTCGCCATGTAGTTCTTCATGATATCCACCAGCGCCTTGTCCACTTTCTTGTCTTTTCCGGCGAACTCATCGAAGCAAATGGCATCCCAGAACCCCACCAGCCCGATCTTTCCGGAGGAGTTGTTGACGAAAAGTTTAGCAACGCTGATTTCGGCTCCTGAGATGAGAATTCCGTGTGGGGAAAACTCGGCATAGACATGGGACTTTCCCGTGCCTTTCGGACCGAGTTCGATGAGGTTGTAGTTCCGTTCGCAGTAAGGCACCAAACGAAGCAGGGCAAGGAGCTTGCCCCGGCGGGTGAACATCTCCGGATTGAAACCGATGCTCTGCATCAGCACGTCGATCCATTCCTCGGAAGTGAATTTCGACCGGGCCGCCAGGAACTCCTCGTAGTCCACCTTGGCCACTTGGATTGGTTTGAGGGTGTCGATGGTCCAAGGACTGCGCTTGGTGTCGTCGGCCACTTCGTAGGCGACATCCACGATGCACCAGATGCCGCCAACCAAAAGCTTGGGGAACCGGCGAACGAAGTCGTCGGACACAGGCACCTTCTTGAGTCCGAGGTTGGTAAACTCCGCCTCATAGAATCCACCCTTCTCGTTGAGTTCGACAGTCAGTTTATCGATGACCTTGTGGCGCCCCTTCTCCTTGATCGTAGATTTAACCAACTCAGCCAAGTTGCGCTGGACGTAGTGCTTGGCAAGGATTCGCTGCACGGATTCCAAGCCGGTCTTGAGCACAACCGGGTCGTCGGTCGCGCAGTGTTGCCCGAGCAGGAATTCCAGCACGTAGGTCGGCACCACGGCATTTTGTTTGAGGCCTTTGGTGAGATCCTTCCGGACAACCAGTCCGGGGAACGCGTCGATGAGTTTACGGTCCAAATCGCGAAGCGGCGGGGAATCGAGAAGCAGTGCTTCGGTCACGTCCTGTGGAGGGGTGTTCTGATCGGATTCAGGATTCATCGAAGTCGCTGGTGAATGGTTTCTGGATTTTGATGGGATGTGATTTGTAGGTGACCGTCTGGGCTGTTCCGGGAAGCGTCTCCTCCAGCCGGATCTCCGCCTCGGTATTATTGTGGGAATCTGCTGTCCGTGAAAGCACGAGCACGAGGTTGAACTCACGCTTTCGCGGATCCTCGTCGTCGATATCCGCCTGCACGACTTTGACCTCGGAGAGGACGGCACCGTCCTTTGCATAGAGACCGACCCGCAGAGTTCTCGGAAGTAACTTTGTTGTGACTGCCTTCTCTTGATAAAGGGACAGAGCTACCTGACCGGTTGTGATCTTTGAAGGGACGCGCATGAACTCTACCTCAACCCGCCCAGTGTCGTCGGTGCGAGCCTTGTGGATGTGGATCACCGGCACGACAGTTTCCTGCAGCGTGAACCCTCCGTGAACGTAACGCTTGCCAGATCCTTGGATGGGAAAACGGCCGAGTGATTTGGGAAATGCACAGTGCCATGTCCCAGGAAGATCGAGTTGGTCCGCGCTAAAGGTGATGACACCGGTGTGATCGCCCACGCTTTCAGTAATGGCGAAGCGCCGGTTGCGCATCAGCCAAGCCGCGCCCGCAGGGAACTGGGTGTCATCGTCTTCCGAAAGAGGGTCCTGCTGGAAAAGAAAGCCATGGTCGGACACGAGAAGCATGTTGTTGCCGTTCACGTTGGCTACCTTCTTGGTTATCTGCAGCAGTTCCTCGAAAGCATGCTCCACAGCTTCGAACGTCTTGGCCTCCGTAGCCAAAGCATCCCCGGTTTTGTCGATCGTGTTGTGGTAGATGTAGATCACGTCGTGCTCCCGCATGAGCGTCCTGCCTTCGGTCTTGGTGTTCAGTTCAAGGAAACGCTCGGCTTGGATCGCGGCACCCCGCCCCCCAGTTGCTGCGCGCAGGATTTCGCCCCGGTTTTCCGTTCCTGTGGCACTACGACCATCGACCGCAACCTGACCGCTGGCGGGGTCCAACTCCAACTTGGAGCCCGGCAGCAGCGCCGCCATGCCTAGCTGCGTGAAGGAAGGGAGTGAACTTAAGACGGCATCCACCTCCGCCGTGAAACGGTTCTCAGTGTTGATGCGCTCGGCGAGGGAGGCTGCGGCCTCGTAACGGAGGGCATCGGACACAATGACGAACACCTTCTGCCCCTTCTCCAAGTAGGGCGCGACGAAGGTTTCGTAGAAGCGTTGTTGAGGCGTCAACGAGGTGCACGCCCATTTCTCCAAGGCACCAACCCTGTCGCCCCAGCGATCCGCCAGCGGAAGGAGGAAGTTGTTCACGTAGGTCTTGCCGAGCCACCCCGCCAGCCGCTCCATCACGTTGACTTGCCCGTAGCGGCGTAGGTGCAGACAAGCCTCACGGTAAGCGCGGTCGATTTTCCACCAACTCTTGCGGTAACGCTCGACGCCCGCCTCGACGGAATCCACCGTCAACTCGGCTGAGGCGATCAACTCTCGCAAAGTGACGGCCTGCTGGATGGCTCCGTAGCCGTGTTGGTGCTCAGGGAACCAGAAGGAATTCCGTCGTGCTTGGATCCTCTGCTGGACGTCCTCAGCGCGGGCCCCGTCTTCAAAAGCCCGGCAAAGCTGGTGGATAGTGAACTTCTCGAAAACCTCAAACGTGTCCGCCCCACCAAGGACTAGTTTGCCCCCTGCTGCCTCTAACTGCGATGCCACACGAAAATCCTGTTCGAGGGCCGATGCCCATGCCCGGAAGGATTCCCGGTGCGACTGACTGTCCTTCCACCGTTGGAGGAACACGACCGCATGCGCTGACTGCGAGACAGCGGAGTCGAGCGGATTCGCACCACGGAACAACGTCACCGCGAAATCCCGCAGGGACGGAGTCTCTGGCGAATAGCCAAACAGTCTGCCGACCTCCTTCCAGAACGGTTCCAGCAAGTTGAACTCGCCCAAGGCCGCCTCGGCTGGGTCGAACATCTCCTGTCTGGAAGCACGCTTGAGAAACTCCAGCAGAATCAAATCAATCTCCGCAGGGCAGCCGGCCATGATCGCCATCATTTTCAGACGCAGCTCGGGAACTCCATCATGCTTGGAGATGGCCTCTTTGAAGGCCTGCGCCCGTTTGGGGTCTTTGAAGAACTCGACATGTTCTTCGGCCAAGGATCGAAACTCGTAGGGCAGCCCCACCTCTTGCACGGCCAGCGAAGCACGGTCGGCTTTGAACTCGTGCCCCTGCAGCAGAAGATCCAGCAGCCAGTTGTCCGCATCCGGGGGACGGGCTGACGGCGAGTAAACCAAGAAGCGCGCCCGAACGTCCCCGCCAAGGATTTTGACTTTCAGACCGAAATCATTTCGATCCAGAACGAGCTTTTCCACCCCCTCTACGGCGAAGGCATCGAAGACCTTCCGCCACTCGCCCTGGGTGTCATACCAGAAAACCAGACGGTGCCGTTGGAAAGTCTGTTGCAGGCTCTCGTGGATGCGTTTCATGCGCTATTTCCCAAAACTTTCGACTTCTTGAATCCTTCTAGCCAAGTCGCCCAAGGAGGACCAACTGCCTAGATCTGGGGTGAAACGTGCGAAATCTTTCTGAAACTGCTCAACAGAGATTTCGCTCGCAGCAAAACCGTGTTTGACGAAAGCCGCATGGATGTCTTCGATTTTTAGATTGCCACAATTGTCCACGCTTAACGTGAGCACGCTCGCCCACCATTCTCGATGTTTCGAAATTGGCAGCGCGGATATTATCTCCAGCAGCCTAGCTAGGGACACCTTTCCTGATTGGAATTCGTGAAACTTCTCTGGCTTCAGAAAACTCAGAAAGACAAGAAAGATCACTGCATTCGCGATGTGGTAATAAAGGTCCCCGCTCTTCTTTTCGCGCACCGACGTCATGTGGCCGAGGATTCTGAATCCCTCCAGAATCTGACGCGGTGTCAGGCGAAAGTCGTAGGGCAGTTCCGTTAGCGCGCGGCGCGTGTTATTTAAATTAAGCAGCGATTTACGACGGGGAGTTTCTGGGGCTGAGTCGTCGAGATAGCGGTCGGTGTATTTGTTGACAAGATTCCGAATGCCGGCTTCATCCGGGATGGGGAGACGAATGTTCCGGTGGGCGAATTTGCGAAAATACTCCGGGAAATTCAGACCATCTCCAAACATTGCCCGTGCCGAGTTCTCCAATTGCTTCAGATCAACCCCGATCACAAAAACGAAGCCCTCGATATCGAAGATATGCTTGATCGTCTCAAGATATTGGATGGCAAAGTCTGGCCGGCATCTGTCGAGTTCATCCACAAGGATAAACACCGCCTGCTTGCGCTCCTGGAAGAGAGACCGTAGAGCAACTTTCAAGCGCCCAAGAGCCTTCTTCCGCGACTGAAAAAGATTGAGAATATCGGGCGCCACTGGTTTCTGGCTGCGTTTGGCATTTTTAACCTCAGCTAATTCCCCAGCTGCAACGGCATCAATCCCCGTCCAATGACTGACTGCCGAATTTGCCATCCCGACCATGAACCAACCGAGGTTTCGGGTCGCTTCCTTGACGGAATTAAGACGGCTGACAGTCTTTGGGTCTTGTATGCGCTCAGAAAGCTCTCTGTCGATAGCGTCCACGAGGGACAGCAGCGGGTCGCCACAATAATCGTCCTCCCACGCATTCAACTGAATGCACAGGGGAACATCGGCGTTAGTCCCGCGGCAAGAGTCCAAATGGTTTTTCCACATCTGAAAAAACGTAGTTTTACCACTTCCAAAAGGTGCACTG
The sequence above is drawn from the Chthoniobacterales bacterium genome and encodes:
- a CDS encoding alpha/beta hydrolase codes for the protein MHALLLRPLIHVAMSTAVACVMIGCEQKDSARRVGPEEGFVRVAENVDLHYRDWGGDGPPIVLLSGLGNTAAIFDDLAPQLTNAHRVIGLTRRGYGGSTVTAEGYDVASRVADDAAAMQALGIRRALLVGHSIAGDELTGIVQARPDLVAGLVYLDAAFDRTDQAADATFAGVVPLLPQPEEVVRFSSDEAEVASGELKLKSFAAARRLIEAEQGAPVPASELRAQLSVDRNGVYHFKDTSAQERAIRTGSSRVKADYRGIVVPVTALYADWGDPAAAFPITALAGAEARETLRHHATKMATWAEQAGLKQVRSQVPAIVEVVPGAPHYIFLKEPALVSRHILETAARAAWQNNLDATPQEAGTETSRGQGQ
- a CDS encoding beta-lactamase family protein, whose translation is MKAVFVLLALIVALTPIRADLASDIQSIVEAEMAANSVAGAVVGVWRGGQPVTVFARGFSDIGGGVPMTVADHFRIASITKTFTTTRVLQLADSGRLSLDDPISAYVNLPGSGLLNGTATLRQLGNMTAGFFDYSRDPDFIAAVTAAPLRVWSPLELVERANEKGPNFAPGATWEYSNTHTVLLQMVIEQVTGNSLSQEFQTAFTTPLSLTQTAYPATADLPDPYARGYLVDSATGAQTLAEVGHPSIFGGAGGIVSTLEDVRVWIEAVGRGDLVSAQSQSERLDLVPLAEGFGYGFGVMDAEGWVGHNGSYPPGYQTIALYDPALDQTMVVLANSYSTDGYHFPDEVASQIRPLLVPEPSTYSLLALAAAGLGACLLRRCV
- the brxL gene encoding BREX system Lon protease-like protein BrxL, whose protein sequence is MNPESDQNTPPQDVTEALLLDSPPLRDLDRKLIDAFPGLVVRKDLTKGLKQNAVVPTYVLEFLLGQHCATDDPVVLKTGLESVQRILAKHYVQRNLAELVKSTIKEKGRHKVIDKLTVELNEKGGFYEAEFTNLGLKKVPVSDDFVRRFPKLLVGGIWCIVDVAYEVADDTKRSPWTIDTLKPIQVAKVDYEEFLAARSKFTSEEWIDVLMQSIGFNPEMFTRRGKLLALLRLVPYCERNYNLIELGPKGTGKSHVYAEFSPHGILISGAEISVAKLFVNNSSGKIGLVGFWDAICFDEFAGKDKKVDKALVDIMKNYMANRSFSRGIEQLTAEASMVFMGNTKKSVAYMLKHSHFFDQLPDKYIDSAFLDRLHAFSPGWEVPVVRAELFTSGYGFIVDYIAEILKHQRTEDFTGAYKEHCEVVSEVSTRDQTGFEKTFSGLMKIIYPAGGATSAEIQELLHFAMECRRRVREHILRIDDTFQRHDFVFKPLDGEPVSVTTPEEQQYPLFAAPRPVGEETPAVEVAADSAIPASSLAAAAVEAPQPGHLVVPENTTGWSYRRLFAKHLIGAQRITIHDPYVRLFFQVRNLMEFLQMVHELVPEGDEASVHLVTQSDDVSCVKQEENLNQIVEAFTGSRVAFSWELDANPSFHARNITTDSGWKITMDRGLDIFQKFESGPFSLEQAMQEARLTRGVEVTYLKA
- the pglZ gene encoding BREX-1 system phosphatase PglZ type A, whose product is MKRIHESLQQTFQRHRLVFWYDTQGEWRKVFDAFAVEGVEKLVLDRNDFGLKVKILGGDVRARFLVYSPSARPPDADNWLLDLLLQGHEFKADRASLAVQEVGLPYEFRSLAEEHVEFFKDPKRAQAFKEAISKHDGVPELRLKMMAIMAGCPAEIDLILLEFLKRASRQEMFDPAEAALGEFNLLEPFWKEVGRLFGYSPETPSLRDFAVTLFRGANPLDSAVSQSAHAVVFLQRWKDSQSHRESFRAWASALEQDFRVASQLEAAGGKLVLGGADTFEVFEKFTIHQLCRAFEDGARAEDVQQRIQARRNSFWFPEHQHGYGAIQQAVTLRELIASAELTVDSVEAGVERYRKSWWKIDRAYREACLHLRRYGQVNVMERLAGWLGKTYVNNFLLPLADRWGDRVGALEKWACTSLTPQQRFYETFVAPYLEKGQKVFVIVSDALRYEAAASLAERINTENRFTAEVDAVLSSLPSFTQLGMAALLPGSKLELDPASGQVAVDGRSATGTENRGEILRAATGGRGAAIQAERFLELNTKTEGRTLMREHDVIYIYHNTIDKTGDALATEAKTFEAVEHAFEELLQITKKVANVNGNNMLLVSDHGFLFQQDPLSEDDDTQFPAGAAWLMRNRRFAITESVGDHTGVITFSADQLDLPGTWHCAFPKSLGRFPIQGSGKRYVHGGFTLQETVVPVIHIHKARTDDTGRVEVEFMRVPSKITTGQVALSLYQEKAVTTKLLPRTLRVGLYAKDGAVLSEVKVVQADIDDEDPRKREFNLVLVLSRTADSHNNTEAEIRLEETLPGTAQTVTYKSHPIKIQKPFTSDFDES